CCTTATCCCTGCAACTGACTCAGGAGACCTTTCTTACCGCCACGGGAATGCAACGGTCCATCCCTTCCAGGGCCAGCCGGTAGTTTTCCCCGGCCTGCGCCCAGTCCAGCACCTTCCAGAATGCTTCGATGTAGTCGGGACGACGGTTCTGGTATTTCAGGTAATACGCATGCTCCCACACATCCAGGCCCAGTATCGGCACCAGGCCTTCCATAATAGGACTATCCTGGTTAGGCGTCGAGTGGACCACCAGCCCGCCCAGCGCGTTCAGCGAGAGCCATGCCCAGCCCGAGCCGAAACGCTTTGTGGCCGCGGCGGCGAACTCGGTCCGAAAGGCGTCCAGCGAGCCGAAACGGGCTACTAACGCGGCGGCCAGGTCTCCCTGGGGAGCGGGTCTTGCGCCTCCCCTGAGGAGTTTCCAGAACAGGCTGTGGTTGAAATGCCCGCCGCCGTTGTTGCGCACCTCATCGCGGATGTCGTCGGGCAGGCTCGGCAGGTTCGCCAGCAGCGTTTCCACCGGCAGTCCCACCAGGGCGGAATGCTTCTCGACCGCGGCGTTGAGTTTCTGTACGTAGGCCGCGTGATGTTTCCCATGGTGTATTTCCATGGTTTTCGCGTCTATATGAGGCTCGAGCGCCGTGAAGTCGTAGGGCAGGGTGGGTAGTATATGAGTGTTCATGATTGTTCTCCAATTGTTAGTATTTAATAAATTATTAAAATATAATAGAAAAAGCGGGAAGCGGCAAGCGGTCGGATAAAAAAAGTGGTGATTTAACGGTTTTGTTTCAGAAGTTCGTACAGGATGATTCCCGCCGCCACCGATGCGTTGAGCGACGCGATGTTCCCCCGCAGCGGAATGTGCACCACATAATCGCACTTGTGCTCGGTGAGGCGCCGCATGCCCTCCCCCTCGCTTCCTATTACGAGCACGGCCGGACGTACTTCGGCTACGTCCTCTGGGGACGACTCGCCCTCGCCGGAGGTTCCGATGATCCAGAAGCCGCGCGCCTTCGCCCTTTCCAGAAACTGCGCGACGTTCGATACGGTGAGTACGGGAAGGTGCGCCGTTGCGCCCGCGGAAGCCTTCACCACGACGGGCGTAACCTCGGCGGAGTGCGCGCGAGAGAGCGCCACGCCCGATGCGCCGAGCGCCTCGGCGCTTCGGATTATGGAGCCAACATTGTGCGGGTCGGAAAGACGGTCCAGCGCCACGATGACGCCCGAAGCCGCGGCGACCTCGTCCAGAAAGTCTTCCTCGCGCGGAAGCCTGGTGCGAGCCGCAAGGCGCAGCATAACGCCCTGGTGGCGTGAGGAGGAATCGACCTTCGCCAGTACGTCCTTATCGCAATAGCTAATTTTGACTCCGCGCTGTTTCGCCTCGCGGACGATAACGTCGATGATCTTTCCGTGCGCGCTCTTCGAGATGAAGAGCTCTCCGCCATGGCGTTCCTCGAGCGCCCGCAGGTATTCCAGGACGGGGTTGCGGCCGATTATCTCTTTCGTTTCCACCGAGTGCCGTCCTTCGTGTCCTCGAGGGCAATGCCTTCGGACTCCAGCGTCGCGCGGATCTCGTCGGCTCTGGCGAAATTCTTTGCCTTCTTGGATTCGCGCCGTTCTTCGATGAGCCGCTCGATGCGCTCCTCGTCGACGTCGTCCCCGGGCGCAGCGAAGAAAATGACGCCGAGCACGGAGTCGACCCTCCGCAGCGCGCCGAGCACTTGGAGGGCGTCGGCCTTCGAGAGCGCACTGCGGTCGATGAGTGCGTTAGTCTCGTGTATAAATTCGAAGAGGCGTCCGAGCGCCCCCGAGATGTTGAGGTCGTCGTCCATGTCGGCGGTGAAGCGCTCGACGAATCCGTCGATCAGGCCGGCAGGCCCGTCGTTCGCACCGTCACCGGCGGTTATGCCGTCGAGGCGCAGCAGGAAGTTATCGATGCGCGCGAGCGCGCTTTCCGCCTGGGCGAGTCCCTCGAAGGTGAAATTGAGCTGCTTGCGGTAGTGCGCCGAAATAAGCAGGTAGCGGATGGCCCGCGGTGAATGGCCCTTTTCGAGCAGGTCGCGGAGCGTATAGAAATTGCCGAGCGACTTGGACATCTTTGAGCCTTCGACCAGCAGGTGCTCCACGTGTATCCAGCGGCGCACGAATTGCTCGCCGTAGGCGGCCTCGCTCTGGGCGATCTCGTTTTCATGGTGCGGAAAGATGAGGTCCACGCCGCCGGTGTGTATGTCGATGGTGCCGCCGAAGATGCGGCGCACCATGGCCGAGCACTCGATGTGCCAGCCCGGGCGGCCCCTGCCGAAGGGAGTGTCCCAGTACGGCTCGCCCTCTTTCGGCGCCTTCCACAGCGCGAAATCGCGCGCGTCGTCCTTGGCGTATTCGTCGGTGTCGTAGCGCAGGCCGCTCTTCACCTCGCGCGTGTCGAGGCGCGAGAGCCTTCCGTACGATTCGAACTTCGCTATGCTGAAGTAGAGCGAGCCGTCCTTCTCGTAGACGATGCCCTTTTCGCCCAGGCGGGAGATGATCTCGACCATGTCGTCGATCGATTCGGTCGCGCGCGGGTTGTGCTCAACCGGCTCGATGTTCAGCGTCGCCAGGTCCTCGAAGAAGGTTGAAGTGTACCGGGCGGTGTACTCGGAGAGGCTTAGCCCCTCGCGCGCCGCCCCGGCGATCGTTTTGTCGTCGACATCGGTGATGTTCATTGCGTGGTCGACGCGGTAGCCCCGGAACTTCAGGTAACGCCGCAACAGGTCGTTGAAGGCGAAGGTGCGGAAGTTGCCGATATGGGCATGGCCGTATACGGTGGGCCCGCAGGAATAGATGCTCGCGGGAGGGTAGTCGGAAATGGAGTCCTTCCTCCGGCCGCCCGGCACGAACTCCTCGGCCATTCCGGAAAGAGTGTTATAGAGTCGCAGCGCCACGGTATCCTCCAGATGCTATTGTCGCGAATGTGGTTGCATGAAGCGTCCGACATGGGCGGCGGGGGTCAGCGGCTGACGGGTTCTGCCTCCTCGCCGGAGTCGCCCAGCAGCATCTCCTTGACCGGGGTGTATTCGACCACCGCGACCGGTTCTTCTTCGCGGGGCACCCCGACGGCCGGCTGCGGCGTATGGACCTGGACGCTGAAATCGATCTTCTCGAAGTCTTCGGGCCGCAGCTTGTAATACGACAGGAGTACATGCAGTTTCTTGATGTACTCAATGAGTTCTTTGAGCTTGCGGTTCTTTCTGTCAATTACAGTTTTCGATTCGACGATAAGTTTTTTCAGTATTTGGTTGCGCTTTTTCAGCGTCGCCTGGAGCTCCTTTACGGTTTCGTAGTATTCCTTGTTGACGCGCCGGAAATCGATCCTGGCCAGCACGATCTCCCCGGAGTCCCTGTCCTTTTCGATGGACTCCAGGACCTCGTTGAGCTCCTTTACCGAAAACAGGTCTTCCGTGGAGGTCTGAATCCACTTTTTGCCTTCATCGTCGGTGAATTCGGTGAGATCGGGTATGGGTGTCTTCTTGGACTTGCGGATCAATCTTTCCTTCCGGGCCCGGCAGGGGCCTTTCTATCATTACGAGATTCTTTCTCCACGCCGTATACTCATTATCGACAGACATTACTATGGCAGTATAGCCATATTTGTAAATAAAAAAGTGCGGGCGCTTTTATCTTTGACAAAACCTCGCCATTTGACGATTGTGTCCCGGTATGAACGTCACCGTTCCACAGGACGTTGTCCGGCGCCTCCGGGGGCTGGGCGTGGTGAAGACCGACGAATCGCTCTCCAGGCATACCACCTTCAAGACCGGCGGCCCCGCCGACGTGCTGGTTGTTCCATCCGGCGTCGAATCACTGGGGGAGATCGTACGCATCTGCGCCGAATCCGGACTGCCGCGCACCGTAATCGGGGGCGGGTCCAATCTTCTGGTGGGAGACCGGGGTGTCCGCGGAGTCACGGTATGTATTTCGCCCGAAGCCCTGGACGCATCGGGGCCGGTCATCGAGGACGATGTGGTCTATGCTCCCGCTTCGGTCCGCAAGGAGGACTTTGTCTCCATCTGCGCGGACAAAGGCCTTTCGGGGATGGAATTCATGGCCGGAATACCCGGCTGTATCGGCGGCGGCATTGTAATGAACGCGGGGACGGTCGACGGCAATTTCGTGGACATCCTGTACCGGGTCGAATACGTTGATACGGCCGGGGAGGTGAGGCTGCAGGAAATTGTACCCTCCATGGCGCGCTACCGGCACCTGGACGTGCAGGAGGGCGCCATCATCACCGCTGGCTGGTTCAGGTTGCGCCATGCGGACGACGGAGAGGTCGTGCGTCACAGGATACGCGAGCTGCTCGATGAGCGCGCGAAAAAGCACCCGCTCGAGTATCCATCGGCAGGGTCTGTGTTCAAGAACCCGCAGGGGTATTCGTCGTGGAAGCTGGTGAACGACGCGGGGCTCAAGGCTCACCGCATCGGCGGGGCGATGGTGTCGGAGCTGCACACCAATTTCATCGTCAACGCCGGTGGCGCACGGTCCGCGGACATACGCGGACTTATTGAATTTATCCGGGAAACGGTGTATATTAAATTCGGCGTCATGCTCGAGCCGGAAGTACGGCTGGTCGGGGAGTTTTAGGACTTGCCGGCGGAAAACCGCGCCGCTCTCGGCCCGGAGAGAGCAGCGTGACGCCTTGAAAGGAATCCGTTCTTTATGGTCAACGAATACACGAGGCTCGGCGACGCGGTTTTTTGCGCGCTGGACTTCGAGACTACCGGCGTGAATCCCGCGCTGGACAGCATCGTGGAAATCGGGATGGTGCGATTTACGCTCGACGAGACGCTCGCCACATTTTCCACGCTGATCGATCCGGACCAGGAAATACCCGAGCGCGCCATCGAGATTCACGGCATAACAAACGAAATGGTGCATGGTGCTCCGCGCATCGGCGAGGTGTTGCCCGGGGTGACCGAGTTTATGGGCGACGCGATGCTCGTAATACAGAACCCGCACTTCGACCTTACCTTTCTCGAAGTGGCCTTCAAACGGAGCGCGATGAGCGTTCCCCGGCTCTACGCCTATGATACGGTGCGCCTCTCGCGGAAAACCTTCGCCAACATGCCCAATTACCGGCTCGAGACGCTCTGCGCCAACCTCGACATCGAAAGCGCAGTCCATCACCGCGCGCTCGCCGACGCCTGCGCGTGTATGGAGGTTTTTCGCAAGGTGGTTCGTTTCCACGACGCCCTCGCGGAGTGGACCTTCGGCGATCTCACGCGGCTTCACGGCGACGCGATGCAGCCGCAGCTGACGCGCAAGGAAAAACGACGGCTTAACCTCAACAACAATATCTACCTCGGCGACGTGGTCAAAATCCGCTACATGGACGAAAGCGGCCGCGTCACAACCCGGCGCATCCTGCCCAAGGAGGTCGTAATGAACGGGAATAAAACTTATATACACGCCTTCTGTTACATGCGAAAAGAGGACCGGTATTTCAACACCCGGCGGATACTGAAGGTGTACTGAGAAGCGCCCCGGGGGCTACCCGGTGCAGTAGAGCCGTTTGAGGGTGCCCAGAAGCTCGGCTATTTTAGGGTCTTTCACCGAGTAAAACATGAAATTGGCCTCTTTACGGCGATTGACCATGTGTATCTTCCTGAGGACCGTAAGGTGCTGGGAGATGTTCGAGATCGACGAGCCGAATTCCTTTTCGATCTCGCCCACCGTCTTCTCCCCGTCCATGAGAAAACACAGGATTTTAAGCCTGATGGGATGGGCGATCGATTTGAGTATCTCGCTGGTGTGGTTTACCTGTTCATCCGAGAAAAGCACGATGATATCTCCCATTCCTTCCGTCGTTTAAGTATTCCATTACACAATAAAAAAGTAAACTACCTGTCAATTGTTTTTTTGTCACGCATGGACCGTTTCAACTCACCCCGGCCCCTTTTTCTGAGAAGAGAGGGAAGTTCGGGCATTTGGCTCTTTTACTGGATTGCACTTCTCTTTTTTAAAATAGAGGGGTAGGGGCTGAGTTGTGAAGACTTCTAATGATTCGGCATTTCCTAATTAATTTTAAGAATAATAGAGGGGAATTTGATACACTTGTGTCCAGTATGCGTAAAGGCAGCTTAAATGATTAAAAGTACTTGCAAAATAGGATTAATATTCATGTGATGGGAAGGGGCCGTGCCGCAGGAGGGCCGGCGCCTTTTTCCCTAACTCTATGGCAGGCGTCCGGACACCATGAAGCTCTTCAATGTGGTTGAGGAAAAACGAACGACAGAGGTTCGGGCCGATCTCGAGCATCTGCGAAAGCTGTTTATAATGCCGGATAGCCCCGACAAGTTCCTCGAGTTCGGCCACGAACTCCTCGATCTCATCCATAACTTTTTCAAGTCCAAGGGCGGCATCCACAGCGAGATATCCCTTCCGGAACTGGCGAAGATATTTTCCGTGATGGAAATTCCGCGCCACCCGAGCTTGCTTAAAGACATTCTCGGCGAAATAAAAACCAAGGTGATCGCCCACTCGGTCAAGGTGGGCAATCCCTATTACATAGGCCACATGACCAGCGCCATTCCCTATTTCATGATCCTCCTCGAAATGATCATAGCGGCGCTCAACCAGAACCAGGTGAAGATAGAGACCGCCAAGGCCTCGACCTTTCTGGAGCGCGAACTCATCGCCTGGATCCACCGGCTCATCTTCGACCGCTCGCAGAACTTCTACCGCACGCACGTGCAGAACCACCGTATAGCGCTCGGCAACGTGACGCTCGACGGCACAATGGCGAACCTCACCGCGCTCATGGTCGCGCGCAACAAGGCGTTCCCCGCGAGCGGGCGCTTTCCCGGCATCCGCAAGGCGGGCATCTACGATGCCTACCGCTACTACAACTGCAGGCGGGCGGTTGTGCTTGTTTCGGCCCGCGGGCATTATTCCATCGAGAAGATCGCGCGCATACTCGGCATCGGAAACCACAATGTCATCAAGATACCCGTGGATACCGAAAACAGGATCGACATCGCGCGGTTGCGCCAGGTGTGCGCGCAGATCAGGGAGCAGAACGAGCGCTCCGGCGAGAAGACGAGGATCGTCGCGATCATTGGGATCGCCGGCACGACCGAAACGGGCAATATCGACGACCTTGTCGAGCTGCGCCGCATCGCGGACGAAAACGAAACCTTCTTCCACGTGGACGCGGCCTGGGGTGGGGCTCTGCTCATCGTCGACAAATACCGCCATCTCTTCAAGGGGATCGACCAGGCCGACTCCGTGACCTTCGACGCCCATAAGCTCATGTATTCCCCCCTCTCGATGGGAATGATACTTTTCAGGACCGAGACGGCGCTCAACTACATCAAGCACACCTCCAACTACATCATTCGACCGGACTCGGTCGACCAGGGGCGTTTCACTGTCGAGGGTTCGCGCCCGTTCTCCAGCCTGAAGCCCTGGGTCACCTTCAAGATATTCGGCAAGGAGGGCTTCCGCGTACTTTTCGATCACGCCTTCGCCATAACCGGGACGCTCAGGGACATCGTTACGCGGCATTCCGATTTCGAGCCGATGAATGTCCCGGATATCTTCATTTTCAACTACCGTTATGTCCCCCGCAGGGTCCAGGCCCGGCTGAACGCCCTGATGATTGAGATCGACGAGGAGGCCGATCCCTACCGGCTTATAAAGCTGTTGAAAAGACTCCGTCGCATCAACGACACGCTGAACGAGCTCAATATCGAGCTTCACCGCGCGATACGCAAGGAGGACAACAGCTTCGTTTCGCGGACCATGGTCGAGTCCACTC
The DNA window shown above is from Spirochaetota bacterium and carries:
- a CDS encoding superoxide dismutase, coding for MNTHILPTLPYDFTALEPHIDAKTMEIHHGKHHAAYVQKLNAAVEKHSALVGLPVETLLANLPSLPDDIRDEVRNNGGGHFNHSLFWKLLRGGARPAPQGDLAAALVARFGSLDAFRTEFAAAATKRFGSGWAWLSLNALGGLVVHSTPNQDSPIMEGLVPILGLDVWEHAYYLKYQNRRPDYIEAFWKVLDWAQAGENYRLALEGMDRCIPVAVRKVS
- the rlmB gene encoding 23S rRNA (guanosine(2251)-2'-O)-methyltransferase RlmB, encoding METKEIIGRNPVLEYLRALEERHGGELFISKSAHGKIIDVIVREAKQRGVKISYCDKDVLAKVDSSSRHQGVMLRLAARTRLPREEDFLDEVAAASGVIVALDRLSDPHNVGSIIRSAEALGASGVALSRAHSAEVTPVVVKASAGATAHLPVLTVSNVAQFLERAKARGFWIIGTSGEGESSPEDVAEVRPAVLVIGSEGEGMRRLTEHKCDYVVHIPLRGNIASLNASVAAGIILYELLKQNR
- the cysS gene encoding cysteine--tRNA ligase translates to MAEEFVPGGRRKDSISDYPPASIYSCGPTVYGHAHIGNFRTFAFNDLLRRYLKFRGYRVDHAMNITDVDDKTIAGAAREGLSLSEYTARYTSTFFEDLATLNIEPVEHNPRATESIDDMVEIISRLGEKGIVYEKDGSLYFSIAKFESYGRLSRLDTREVKSGLRYDTDEYAKDDARDFALWKAPKEGEPYWDTPFGRGRPGWHIECSAMVRRIFGGTIDIHTGGVDLIFPHHENEIAQSEAAYGEQFVRRWIHVEHLLVEGSKMSKSLGNFYTLRDLLEKGHSPRAIRYLLISAHYRKQLNFTFEGLAQAESALARIDNFLLRLDGITAGDGANDGPAGLIDGFVERFTADMDDDLNISGALGRLFEFIHETNALIDRSALSKADALQVLGALRRVDSVLGVIFFAAPGDDVDEERIERLIEERRESKKAKNFARADEIRATLESEGIALEDTKDGTRWKRKR
- the murB gene encoding UDP-N-acetylmuramate dehydrogenase, producing the protein MNVTVPQDVVRRLRGLGVVKTDESLSRHTTFKTGGPADVLVVPSGVESLGEIVRICAESGLPRTVIGGGSNLLVGDRGVRGVTVCISPEALDASGPVIEDDVVYAPASVRKEDFVSICADKGLSGMEFMAGIPGCIGGGIVMNAGTVDGNFVDILYRVEYVDTAGEVRLQEIVPSMARYRHLDVQEGAIITAGWFRLRHADDGEVVRHRIRELLDERAKKHPLEYPSAGSVFKNPQGYSSWKLVNDAGLKAHRIGGAMVSELHTNFIVNAGGARSADIRGLIEFIRETVYIKFGVMLEPEVRLVGEF
- a CDS encoding exonuclease domain-containing protein — its product is MVNEYTRLGDAVFCALDFETTGVNPALDSIVEIGMVRFTLDETLATFSTLIDPDQEIPERAIEIHGITNEMVHGAPRIGEVLPGVTEFMGDAMLVIQNPHFDLTFLEVAFKRSAMSVPRLYAYDTVRLSRKTFANMPNYRLETLCANLDIESAVHHRALADACACMEVFRKVVRFHDALAEWTFGDLTRLHGDAMQPQLTRKEKRRLNLNNNIYLGDVVKIRYMDESGRVTTRRILPKEVVMNGNKTYIHAFCYMRKEDRYFNTRRILKVY
- a CDS encoding metalloregulator ArsR/SmtB family transcription factor, giving the protein MGDIIVLFSDEQVNHTSEILKSIAHPIRLKILCFLMDGEKTVGEIEKEFGSSISNISQHLTVLRKIHMVNRRKEANFMFYSVKDPKIAELLGTLKRLYCTG
- a CDS encoding pyridoxal-dependent decarboxylase, encoding MKLFNVVEEKRTTEVRADLEHLRKLFIMPDSPDKFLEFGHELLDLIHNFFKSKGGIHSEISLPELAKIFSVMEIPRHPSLLKDILGEIKTKVIAHSVKVGNPYYIGHMTSAIPYFMILLEMIIAALNQNQVKIETAKASTFLERELIAWIHRLIFDRSQNFYRTHVQNHRIALGNVTLDGTMANLTALMVARNKAFPASGRFPGIRKAGIYDAYRYYNCRRAVVLVSARGHYSIEKIARILGIGNHNVIKIPVDTENRIDIARLRQVCAQIREQNERSGEKTRIVAIIGIAGTTETGNIDDLVELRRIADENETFFHVDAAWGGALLIVDKYRHLFKGIDQADSVTFDAHKLMYSPLSMGMILFRTETALNYIKHTSNYIIRPDSVDQGRFTVEGSRPFSSLKPWVTFKIFGKEGFRVLFDHAFAITGTLRDIVTRHSDFEPMNVPDIFIFNYRYVPRRVQARLNALMIEIDEEADPYRLIKLLKRLRRINDTLNELNIELHRAIRKEDNSFVSRTMVESTRYHPQKIVVLRAVTINPLTTPEVLKEIIDEQSGLGARIFKSEFMDTLEKL